In one Rhodococcus sp. KBS0724 genomic region, the following are encoded:
- a CDS encoding ATP-binding protein, with protein sequence MTASDNDIAALFDPKVEDPVPVILPGSLPPSWAAAQSSARRPAQAWSEVDPTPVPAYDDNGEDDYDEDTEPTPFTDPEQVAEKVMRRRGRRGRTTKKARKSATDREKDAARKWVERERRAVHLKLTGTSANITRTATTSTAWFWQQQGPWNFRTTGKQRRFIQDEAMILTNLQKAGVRKLHRRVVRTPFPVTQWAIDHNVWATPIPDVPGALSWADYLRGQQHAMLWSNATMKGRYWGIELPERSGLGRGLDWTARTLRYTADWPLLGGVCTWVNRWADDAFEREQKALADHLASLERIMSGRGAKAVPASTTAIDYLLRRSATIGLPLEAGGAIAGGGDWEETDVAALEDLTDLSLTPGDGYTTVSGVVDGRTYTGVVIVLTVGRMAPLPIPERMLPWQIIGDPSGEPLEWSDRIELHDKASTIRKMRSLTGKIESQFDHYTVEHDQVPPKELAQQHARAQNVISDVEEDHSGLSTRTTGWYRVAVVGTSPDDVRQKVSALQEMYSPHIALEHEHGQYQLLREFIPGEPQANIAHARRMDVEAVAAGMATVSDRIGDRRGVVLGETSSISPRPVIWDLFAAHERKHKSGLTPIVAVPGSGKTFLAGMIVYQAVRAGAYGVVLDPSGPLAALASLPEFRDIARVYALTGRDSRAGALNPYRVITNPRREDPEYDTANTEFARDSNPHAAAQSKFDADKRAAEAERVEVAVSVLKMMLTERHLHQEHTEPVLHLAANMVGGDSNHNLREVLAAIETISENNPDQAVRTCASGLYQQLELMSRLTEARVLFPEEGTIGSGADSFDNDIRLTILTMPGLQLPPEGTPSSQWTPQQRMTAPLMHMAAWLANRLVYEKPRHVRKVLFLDENKYLESTGAGRTLNLRIARDSRKYLLRALVCSQLPDDFLGLDGSDDKTALTYEVFVGDVGGDPHAIAGALKLLKLPAGQGFEQFLAEMGSGGEDTLDEDTDTSYQDQARRWMIRMADDVELVRSSWIHYVHLAHVFEALNSSSSKNALGGPA encoded by the coding sequence ATGACCGCCTCCGACAACGACATTGCCGCACTGTTCGACCCAAAGGTCGAGGATCCGGTTCCGGTGATTCTTCCGGGCTCGCTACCGCCGTCGTGGGCAGCTGCGCAGTCGAGTGCGCGCCGTCCTGCACAAGCGTGGTCCGAAGTCGACCCGACACCGGTTCCGGCCTACGACGACAACGGCGAGGACGACTACGACGAGGACACCGAGCCGACACCGTTCACCGATCCCGAGCAGGTCGCCGAGAAGGTCATGCGGCGTCGTGGTCGCCGCGGCCGGACAACGAAGAAGGCACGCAAGTCCGCGACCGATCGCGAGAAGGATGCCGCGAGGAAGTGGGTGGAGCGCGAACGCAGGGCCGTCCATCTGAAACTGACCGGCACTTCTGCCAACATCACCCGAACCGCGACAACGTCGACGGCGTGGTTCTGGCAGCAGCAAGGACCCTGGAATTTCCGCACCACCGGTAAGCAACGCCGCTTCATCCAGGACGAAGCGATGATCCTGACCAACCTGCAGAAAGCAGGCGTACGCAAGCTGCACCGCCGCGTGGTGCGCACCCCGTTCCCGGTGACGCAGTGGGCGATCGACCACAACGTTTGGGCCACACCCATTCCTGATGTGCCCGGCGCGCTGTCGTGGGCGGATTACCTGCGCGGTCAGCAGCACGCGATGTTGTGGTCGAACGCAACTATGAAGGGCCGCTACTGGGGCATCGAACTACCTGAGCGTTCCGGACTCGGGCGGGGTTTGGATTGGACTGCTCGAACGCTGCGGTACACGGCCGACTGGCCCTTGTTGGGCGGGGTCTGCACGTGGGTGAACCGGTGGGCCGACGACGCCTTCGAGCGCGAGCAGAAGGCGCTCGCCGATCATCTCGCTTCGTTGGAGCGGATCATGTCGGGTCGCGGCGCGAAAGCTGTTCCCGCGTCTACGACTGCGATCGATTACCTGCTGCGGCGCTCCGCGACGATCGGTCTCCCTCTGGAAGCGGGTGGAGCGATCGCGGGCGGTGGCGATTGGGAGGAGACCGACGTCGCGGCCCTCGAAGATCTCACCGACCTGTCCCTGACCCCTGGCGACGGTTACACCACAGTCTCCGGTGTGGTCGACGGCCGCACCTACACCGGTGTGGTGATCGTGTTGACGGTCGGACGCATGGCACCGTTGCCGATCCCTGAACGGATGCTGCCCTGGCAGATCATCGGCGACCCTTCTGGGGAGCCGCTGGAGTGGTCGGATCGAATCGAACTGCACGACAAGGCATCGACCATCCGCAAGATGCGCTCTCTCACCGGGAAGATCGAGAGCCAGTTCGACCACTACACCGTTGAGCACGATCAGGTGCCGCCGAAAGAGTTGGCGCAGCAGCATGCTCGCGCGCAGAACGTGATCTCCGATGTCGAGGAGGACCATTCAGGACTCTCGACGCGGACCACCGGCTGGTACCGCGTCGCCGTCGTCGGCACCAGTCCTGACGATGTTCGGCAGAAGGTCTCCGCTCTGCAAGAGATGTACTCCCCGCACATCGCGCTCGAACACGAGCACGGCCAGTACCAACTGCTACGCGAGTTCATTCCCGGCGAGCCGCAAGCGAACATCGCCCATGCTCGCCGGATGGACGTCGAAGCTGTCGCCGCCGGCATGGCCACGGTCAGCGACCGCATCGGTGACCGGCGCGGTGTCGTACTCGGTGAGACATCATCGATCTCTCCGCGACCGGTGATCTGGGATCTGTTCGCCGCCCACGAACGCAAGCACAAGTCGGGGCTGACTCCGATCGTCGCTGTACCTGGATCAGGCAAGACGTTTCTCGCCGGCATGATCGTGTATCAGGCGGTGCGCGCCGGCGCTTACGGCGTCGTTCTCGACCCGTCCGGACCTCTTGCCGCGCTGGCATCTTTGCCGGAGTTCCGCGATATCGCCCGCGTCTACGCACTCACAGGTCGGGACTCACGCGCGGGAGCGCTGAACCCGTACCGTGTGATCACCAACCCCCGGCGCGAGGACCCCGAATACGACACCGCCAACACCGAATTCGCACGCGACTCCAATCCACATGCAGCGGCGCAATCGAAGTTCGACGCCGACAAGCGCGCCGCCGAAGCAGAACGCGTCGAGGTCGCCGTATCCGTTCTGAAGATGATGCTCACCGAACGCCATCTACACCAAGAGCACACCGAACCCGTTCTGCATCTGGCGGCGAACATGGTCGGCGGCGACAGCAACCACAACCTCCGCGAAGTGCTGGCCGCAATCGAGACCATCAGTGAGAACAACCCGGATCAAGCGGTCAGGACCTGCGCCAGTGGGCTGTATCAGCAGCTCGAATTGATGTCCAGGCTCACCGAAGCACGTGTGCTCTTCCCCGAAGAAGGCACGATCGGCAGCGGCGCCGATTCCTTCGACAACGACATCCGTCTCACCATCCTGACGATGCCCGGCCTGCAGTTACCGCCCGAAGGCACACCGTCCTCGCAATGGACTCCGCAACAGCGGATGACCGCACCCCTGATGCACATGGCCGCGTGGCTGGCGAACCGTCTCGTCTACGAAAAGCCGCGCCATGTACGCAAGGTGCTTTTCCTGGATGAGAACAAATACCTCGAATCCACCGGCGCCGGCCGCACCCTGAACCTGCGCATTGCACGCGACTCACGCAAGTACCTGCTCCGCGCGCTCGTCTGCTCGCAGCTCCCGGACGACTTCCTCGGACTTGACGGCAGCGACGACAAGACCGCACTGACCTACGAAGTGTTCGTCGGCGACGTCGGAGGCGACCCCCATGCGATCGCCGGCGCCCTGAAACTGCTCAAACTCCCTGCCGGGCAAGGCTTCGAGCAGTTCCTCGCCGAAATGGGCAGCGGCGGCGAAGACACCCTCGACGAAGACACCGACACCTCGTACCAGGATCAAGCGCGCCGCTGGATGATCCGGATGGCCGACGACGTCGAGTTGGTGCGCTCGAGCTGGATCCACTACGTGCACCTCGCGCACGTCTTCGAGGCGCTGAACTCCTCGTCGTCGAAAAACGCACTCGGCGGGCCAGCATGA